From Mucilaginibacter gotjawali:
GGGCCGTTCAGGCTGTTGCGGGGGATTTTAACAATGATGGCTGGCAGGACCTGATGATATTGTTTGGCAGCGGCGATGAGGGTTTATGGTTGTTTTTGAACGACCATAAGGGTGGTTTCACTGAGAAGAATTTATTGCGCTTTCCGCCTGTTTATGGATCAACCAGCTTTCAGCTGGCTGATATGGACCATGATGGCAAACCTGACCTGATTTATACCAGTGGTTATAACTTTAATGATTCGCGAATATTAAAGCCTTACCATGGTGTGTATATTTTTAAGAATATGGGTAACTGGGATTTTAAACAAAAATGGTTCTACCCGTTGGATGGGTGTACCAAAGCTATCGCAGCCGATTTCGACGCCGATGGCGACCTGGATATTGCTACCAGTTCTTTTTACACCGACCTGCAGCACAATCCCGGGGAAGGGTTTGTTTATTTTGAACAGGTAAGCCCATTTAACTTTAAAGCCCATGCCGTCCCGGTAAGTAATTACGGCCGCTGGTTTACCATGGACGTTGGCGATTTTAATAACGACGGCAAGCCTGATATTATTTTAGGCAACTATAGTACCGGCTTTATGATACAGGGGATTAAACCATTCTGGGATGCAAAAACTCCTTTTATAGTGCTGGAGAATAATTTCAAAAAGTAAACTTAAATGATAGCCGGTAAGTTGGATCAATAATTCAACTTACCAGCTATTGAACCGCTTTCAGGGCCCTTGGTGGATAACGAAGATGAATTGGCGCGCCCCTATTTTGATCTTAAGATCAAAAGGTGTGCTTGTTTTTTGTCCTGTCGTAAATTTATAGCTGCATTTGTAAAGTAATGGTGGCGCTCAAAAAACAAGACCTGCAATTTATTCCATTCACCGATGTTTTTTACTACGCCGGCATCAACAAATTCATTATAAAGGAGATCACTGATCTTGAAAAAATCGTCCCGGCCAAGGTAGTCAAGATCCGCATCGGCTAAAATCTGTTCTAAAAGGTTTTTCGGCGTTTGCGGTAGCCGGGTTGCCATAATCATACCGCAGATTTTTTCAATATCACAAGTGTTAAAGTCGAAGTTTGGTAAGTACAATTGTGCTATGCGGCATGAGCCTTCTTCATGATTAGTTGCTCCTTCAATAAATCCGGAATCGTGAAATAAAGCTGCAGTAAGCAATAATTGCATATCATCATCAGTAATATTTTCGAGTTTGCCTAAATTTTCAGCAGCCTGGTAAACATCCATTACATGATCATAGCTATGGTAGGTGAAGTGAGCCGGCAGCTCCCGTTTAAGTTTGTCTGATATAAATTTTTTAGCTGATTGAAATTGCATGTTATACCGGTCAAAGCTTTTATTTTACTTATGTATAATAATGACGCAGAACGTATGTTTTTTTCTGCTGCATCTGTATTTCTTTAACGTTATTCAGGTAATAAGGTTCGTCCAAAATAATACAATAAAACGGTAAATTAGTACAGTTTCTCCTTCGTTTTAGTTGAGTAGATTTACTGCCGTCAAATATGTGTAGATGAAACACTATGCATGGC
This genomic window contains:
- a CDS encoding HD domain-containing protein translates to MQFQSAKKFISDKLKRELPAHFTYHSYDHVMDVYQAAENLGKLENITDDDMQLLLTAALFHDSGFIEGATNHEEGSCRIAQLYLPNFDFNTCDIEKICGMIMATRLPQTPKNLLEQILADADLDYLGRDDFFKISDLLYNEFVDAGVVKNIGEWNKLQVLFFERHHYFTNAAINLRQDKKQAHLLILRSK